Proteins encoded within one genomic window of Bos indicus isolate NIAB-ARS_2022 breed Sahiwal x Tharparkar chromosome 23, NIAB-ARS_B.indTharparkar_mat_pri_1.0, whole genome shotgun sequence:
- the LOC139178845 gene encoding olfactory receptor 2W1-like: MINDSYFGGFILLGFPGRPQLEMIISGVVFFFYTIALIGNIAIILVPLLDERLQIPMYFFLRNLAILDLCYTTNIVPQMLVNVWGKDKKISFSSCAFQLFIDVTLCTVECMLLGVMSYDRFNAVCKPLHYMTIMSPQLCQGLVIMTWIIGIINGVILSPYAMSLPRCENHHLDHYFCEISAMVKIACVDTKVMEEMLFASCFFIFLPPLLLILVSYSFIAVAVLKIKCAAGRQKAFGTCSSHLIVVSIFYGTVIYMYIQPGNSPSQDEGKLLSIFYSIVTPSLNPLIYTLRNKEFKGAMKRLVRKEKPSEETVGH, encoded by the coding sequence atgATCAATGATAGCTACTTTGGTGGTTTTATACTCCTTGGTTTCCCTGGAcggcctcaactggagatgatcATCTCTggggttgtctttttcttctacACTATTGCCTTGATAGGAAATATTGCCATCATCCTGGTGCCATTACTAGATGAGCGTCTCCAAATTCctatgtacttcttcctcagaaATTTGGCCATCTTGGATCTCTGTTATACCACAAATATAGTCCCACAGATGTTGGTCAATGTTTGGGGTAAAGACAAAAAAATCTCTTTCAGCAGTTGTGCCTTCCAACTTTTCATTGATGTGACATTATGCACAGTTGAATGTATGCTCCTGGGTGTGATGTCCTATGACAGATTCAATGCTGTCTGCAAGCCTCTACATTATATGACAATAATGAGCCCTCAACTCTGTCAAGGCCTAGTGATCATGACCTGGATAATTGGTATCATTAATGGTGTGATCCTCTCTCCCTATGCTATGAGTCTTCCTCGATGTGAAAACCACCACCTGGATCACTATTTCTGTGAGATATCTGCAATGGTCAAAATTGCATGTGTGGACACCAAAGTCATGGAAGAAATGCTATTTGCATcgtgttttttcattttcctcccaCCACTTCTTCTCATTCTGGTTTCATATAGCTTCATTGCTGTAGCTGTGCTCAAGATCAAGTGTGCAGCAGGGAGACAAAAAGCATTTGGGACCTGTTCCTCCCATCTCATTGTGGTATCCATCTTCTATGGGACTGTTATCTACATGTACATACAACCAGGAAACAGTCCATCTCAGGATGAGGGTAAACTACTCAGTATCTTTTATTCCATTGTTACTCCCAGCTTGAACCCACTGATCTATACACTAAGGAATAAGGAGTTCAAGGGGGCCATGAAGAGGCTggttagaaaagaaaaaccttctGAAGAAACAGTAGGACACTAA